The Leptospira harrisiae genome segment AAGTAACTCAGCCATACCTGAGATAATATTCAGTGGAGTCCTAATTTCATGGCTCATATTGGCTAAAAAATCGTTTCTAGCTTTAACGGACTTTTCCATTCGTTCGATAGCTGAGTTTAATTCAATAGTTCTCTCATTTACCTTATTTTCTAAGTTTTCATTAAATAAAGTTAATTCGTTTGTAAGTTTTTCATTTGTACTAAATGCCTCCGAATGCCTGACCGCTAATATGATTCCTTGAGTAAAAATCATAAAAATTAAGCCATAAGATGCAGTAAATGGAAATTGTATCTTCTCTTGGATAATTAACATATCAATTATGATTGTGATTAGGGCAATGAACATACTCCCTAATGATAACCATGAATGTTTTATCTTTTTTTTAATTGAAAGAACATTTAGTGCGATAGTTGACAGGCTTAAAATTAATACTATATATTGAAAGTGTAAAACTGTATACGAAATAGATAACGTATCAACTAGTAATGAATAAGCAAAGTAGCTTATAGAAATAGTATAACATGAAAATATAATTTTATTTTTAAATTTAAATTCGATTGGTAATGAGAAAAAATGGAATGCGAGACTTGGTGCAAAATACATTGCACTATATTCAATTAATAAAAATAGTTTATAATTTCCATTTGGGAAAAATTCACGTAAAATTTGTTCATTTTGTACCAATGCTCTGATCAGTAGGAAAAAACATAAAATCGAAAAGATTAAACTAGATTTATCCGAATTTCTAATTAAAAAATAGAAAAAATAATATAAACTGATAATAAATAGAACACTAATTGAAAATAGATCGGAAATCTTTCGTTCATTGGAAATTGAATTGATTGCTTTTGGAGAACCAAGATATATTTCTCTACCGATTCCACCAACTCTATGTTCAAAATTAGATTCGTGAACGACAATGTTTAGAATTTCTGAATTCGAATAAATATATCCGATGGAAGGTGCATGAACATTTTTTGAAGTTTCCTTTTTTGTTCCGAATGTTCCTACAGATTGTGAAAGTTTTCCGTTAACAAATAATTCGTAAGCACCTGCATGGTAATCGACTCTCAATAATAAGACTTTATTTTTCCAATGTTCAGGTATTTTAACTTGGAGGAAATAAGTAGCATATCCGGTACTGCCTAGTTTTTTCCCATTAATCATTTTTTGATTCCAAGAACTTGGAACAATGATGGTTTCTGATTCGGATTCTAAATTTTCTAGTTGGTTTGCATTTTTAGATTCATTCCAAAAAAATTTCCATTCACCTTTTAAATTTGCGAACTCATTTTTTATGATTTGGTCATTAGGATTGGAT includes the following:
- a CDS encoding histidine kinase dimerization/phospho-acceptor domain-containing protein, whose amino-acid sequence is MVLGNRKVTLLFLFLVNQLTFFQCNQFIFHSNSPVAKNGYLDLSNPNDQIIKNEFANLKGEWKFFWNESKNANQLENLESESETIIVPSSWNQKMINGKKLGSTGYATYFLQVKIPEHWKNKVLLLRVDYHAGAYELFVNGKLSQSVGTFGTKKETSKNVHAPSIGYIYSNSEILNIVVHESNFEHRVGGIGREIYLGSPKAINSISNERKISDLFSISVLFIISLYYFFYFLIRNSDKSSLIFSILCFFLLIRALVQNEQILREFFPNGNYKLFLLIEYSAMYFAPSLAFHFFSLPIEFKFKNKIIFSCYTISISYFAYSLLVDTLSISYTVLHFQYIVLILSLSTIALNVLSIKKKIKHSWLSLGSMFIALITIIIDMLIIQEKIQFPFTASYGLIFMIFTQGIILAVRHSEAFSTNEKLTNELTLFNENLENKVNERTIELNSAIERMEKSVKARNDFLANMSHEIRTPLNIISGMAELLDESELKPEQKEYVSINITEEWEFGSQVPKLDPVT